Part of the Bacillota bacterium genome is shown below.
TGATATCCCGGCCGTCAATCCAGTAGCGCTGGACTTTCATTTTGTTCTGGGTCAGGGTTCCAGTTTTATCGGAGCAGATGACAGTAGCGCACCCTAACGTTTCCACTGCCGGGAGCTGCCGGATAATCGCGTTCGCCTTGATCATGCGCTGTACCCCGATTGCCAGCGCAATGGTCACCACTGCGGGCAGACCTTCAGGAATGGCTGCCACCGCTAGGCTGACTCCGGTAAAAAACATGCGGTAAACGGGAAAGCCCCGCAGCACACCGGTAACAAACACACCTGTTACAATCAACAGACAGCCGATCACCAGCCAGGTACCTAACTTTTCTAGGCGGCGCTGCAGAGGAGTCTCCACCGCGTATGAATCTTGAATCATGTGAGCAATCCTGCCGATTTCCGTCTTCATGCCGGTTGCAGCCACCAAACCCAAACCCCGCCCCCGGGTAACCAGGGTACCCATAAAGACCATATTGGTCTGATCACCGATGGGAACGTTTTCCCGGTCCAGCGCTTCAGTTTTCTTTCTCACGGGGACTGATTCTCCCGTCAACATCGCTTCGTTGATGTACAGGGTATTGACATTAACCAGGCGCGCATCGGCAGGCACCCGATCTCCTGCTTCGAGAACAATCAGATCACCAGGAACCAGCTCCTCAGCACTGATCTGAATCTGCCGGCCGCCTCGAATCACTTTAGCTGTAGGCGCAGTCAGCTGTTTGAGAGCTTCCAGGGATTTTTCGGCCCGGTATTCTTGGATAAAGCCCATCACCGCATTCATCACAATGATTACCAAAATTGCAATTGAATCCACAACCTCACCGAGCAAGGCGGAAACCAGCGTGGAAATCATCAGCACAATCGTGATAAAGTCGTTAAACTGCCGAAAAAAAATGGTCAGAGCCGAATCCTTCTCTGCTTCGGCAAGCTTATTATACCCATGCTTTTCCAAGAGATCCTTAGATTTCCGCGCCGATAAACCCTGTTCCAAGTCAGTGCCCAAAAACTCAGCCAAAAAGTGCGCATCCTTGTTATAGAACTGCTCTTTCATCTCTGCTCACCCCGCTTTTAGTCCATAAATACCTATTCAGTGGGGCAAAAAAAAATGCCGGCTTAACCGGCATTTACATTGACAGATTATTTTCCAATGATCTCGGCATAATCAGGATTGTACTGAATCGCTAGATCGCGGGAGTGATTGGCCTTATCAAGTTCGCCTTGGATAGTGTACAGCTGCCAGAGATAATAATGGATCTCTCCATCCCGTGGTTTATATAGATACGCTGTTTCGAATTCCTCAATCGCGGACTCATAATTCTCCACAGCAAAATAGGCTTTGGCGAGAATAATCCGGGCTTCCACAAACTCTGGAGCAAGCTCCACTGCTTTAGCAAACGCGGCTATCACATCGTTGGTGATGCCCTGGTCCATATTGATCAAACCGATGCCGTAATATGCCCGGGCATAATCGCCCAGCATAATTGCCTTCACATACCGCTGCAGCGCTGAGGCATAATCACCGCTGTAGTAATCAATATCCCCAAGCATAACATGCACCCAGCCATCATCTGGGTTGCGCTTAAGATACTCACTGAAAACCTGTCGAGCTTCGGAATAATCATCCTGTTCCAAATAGATCAGTCCCAAGAGCAGCAGCGATTCATCGGTCATTTCATCCTGGTCTACCGCGGCTTTCAGGCTTCCGGCAGCCTGTCTCAGCGGCTGCAGCGCCGGAATAATCCGATCCATCCCTGCGGAATAGTACTGCAGGTACTGGAGGGCATTTTCAAACCGCAGTGACCGCTGCTGTGCTCCCACAACTGCCGTCCCTAACAGCAGAATAACTACCAGTAATGCTGCACTTAATTTTCTCGACATCAGATCACGCCCTTATCTAAGTCAAAGCTTGCTTCTACATCATTTTACTTATATTAGACATTGACTATGCTTGTCCCTGCTTTTTTCCTCTGATATACTTTGAGAGGGAGTGTGATTAAAATGGCCTTTGATGGCATCGCTGCAGTAAGAATTGTCGCTGAACTGAACCAAAAACTGATTAACTCCAGAATGGTTAAAATTTACCAGCCAGACCGGCACACGGTAATTCTCCATCTCCGGAGTCTCGGTCAAACCCATAAACTGGTAATTTCTGCCGATCCGGTCAATGCCCGCATCCATACTACACAGCATTCAGCAGAAAACCCGCAGAATCCTCCGGCTTTCTGCATGCTTTTGCGAAAATACTTAGAACCGAGCCGAGTAATGGAGATTAAGCAGCACGAATTAGAGCGGATTATTGTAATTAAGTTTGAAACTTTTGATCCGAATCTCGGCACCACCATTAAAAGTTTAGTTTTTGAACTAATGGGACGAAACAGCAATATAATATTAATCGATCAGGATTGGGTGATTCTGGACGCCATTCACCGCAACAGCGACGAAAACCATCCCCGACCGATTATGCCCGGTCTTTCTTACAAGCTGCCGCCGGTGAACACCAAACTCAACCCTTTAGGCGTGTCTGAACCTGAGGCTATTGCAGAAATCAGGCTGTTTCCCGCCCAGACACCGATTTTCAAAGGACTGGTTAATATCTTTCAAGGCTTAAGCCCACAGGGCGCCGCCGAGGTCTGCCGCCGCGCCGGTATCGATCCCCAAACCTTAAAACAGGACTTATCTTTACAAGAAATGGAAGCCTTATGGAAGAACCTCCATAAGTTTATTACTGTTAAAGAACCGCCGGTACTGGTTCAAAGCGCTAAACCAGATTTCTTTGCCTATCGGCTGACAGATGTACCCGATCAGTTAGAGTTTACCAGCCTTGATGAGCTGGTAGATGACTTCTACCACTACCGCATCCATACTCATCAGGTACGGCAGAAAGCAGGGGCGCTTCAAACCCAGATCAATACTCATCTTAAACGTCTGCGCAAAAAAGAACAGATCCAGCGAAATACCCTTAAAGCAGCTGAAGATGCGGACCAGTGGCAGAAAATGGGCGAGCTGATTCTAGCCAACCTGTATAAAATCACTAAAGGTGACCACAGCGTTACCGCCGTGGATTATTACGATCCAAATCAACATGAGATCACCATTGAACTGGATCCGTCGCTAGGTCCCAGTGAAAATGCCCAGCGCTATTTCAAGCGGTACAATAAAGCCAAAAACAGCAGGGAGATCACGAAAAAACTGCTGAACCTAACAGTCATGGAACGCCAATATTTAGAGGAAGTGATGGTGCAGCTGGAGCAGGCTGATGATCTCGAGGTTTTAGGGGAAATAGAAAATGAGCTGATCAAAGAAGGATTTATCAGAACGAAGCGGTCGAAAAAGCAGAACGGGGATTTTCATCGGAAAGCCAAACCCTATCAGGAATACGCTGCCTCCGACGGCACTGTGATTTTGCTGGGCCGCAATAACCGCCAAAACGATCTGCTTACCTTTAGAGTTGCTAAACCAGACGATATCTGGCTCCACGCTCAAAATATACCGGGAAGCCACGTCATTCTTCGGGCTGATCAGGGAGTGTCGGAGGAAGCTTTATCAGAAGCTGCAGCGCTGGCCGCTTATTATTCGAAGCACAGGAACAGCCCCAAAGTGCCGGTGGACTACACCGAACGAAAGCATGTCCACAAACCGAAGGGGGCAAAACCGGGTTTTGTAACTTACAACCATTTTAAAACAATTACCGCTGATCCAACCAAACTGCAAAACCTGCCTAAAAAAGTTAATTAAAACTGCAAAATAAAAACAGAAAGCAAGCGAGTTCACCTTCCCACGGTCATCTGCGCCTGCCCTCTGTTGTGCTGTTAGCTCTGCCGGGATTCCCGGCAGATTTTATATTCAAAGTTATTTAGTACAGTCTATTCGCTGTGTGACTGTAAATTCCTCTTTTTTCATAAATTAATGTTTAAAATGGCGGATGCCCGTAAAGACCATGGCAATTCCAAAGCGGTCGCAGGCGGCAATTACTTCTTCGTCTCGGATGGAACCACCTGGCTGAATGATGGCTTTAATTCCGCTTGCTGCAGCTTCTTCAATATTATCCGCAAATGGGAAAAACGCATCGGAGCAGAGCACTGCCTCCTGTGCCTTTTCCCCTGCCTGACCGGCCGCTAGCCTAACCGACTGGACCCGATTCATCTGTCCAGCCCCGACACCAATCAGCTGCTTATTCTTGCAGAATACGATCGCATTGGATTTCACGTATTTTACAACCTTCCAACCAAAGAACAGGTCTTCCCATTCCTGATCAGTTGGTGTTCTCTTCGTAACGACTTTCAGCTGATTCTGATCTAAATCTACTGTATCCGCTTCTTGAATCAGGAAACCACCGGAGACCTTCTTCCAATCATAGCCCTCGTCCCGAGCTGGAGCCAATTTTAAGAGGCGCAAATTCGCTTTCTTAGTAAGAATCGCCAAAGCTTCATCGGTAAAATCCGGAGCGATAATCACTTCTAAGAAGATCTTATTCATCTCTGCTGCGGTTTTCGCATCAACTGCCCTGTTGCAGGCAACAATGCCGCCAAAAATCGAGACCGGATCCCCTGCATAGGTCCGCAGATAAGCTTGATAAAGATCTTCCCCGACGGCTAAGCCGCAGGGGTTGCTGTGCTTAACCGCAACCGTGCAGGGCTCAGTAAATTCAGATACTAACTGCCAGGCTGCCTGGGCATCGTAGATATTGTTGTAGGATAACGCCTTCCCGTGAAGCTGCTTCGCATCAGCAATGCTCACCGCCTGTTTTGGCATCTCCCGATAAAAGGCCGCTTTTTGATGGGGATTTTCACCGTAGCGCAGATCTGCAACCTTAGCCAAAGCTACTGTCATTTTCTCCGGCAGCTGCGGCTGCCCCAAATAATCGGCAATAAGTGTGTCGTAATAAGCGGTGTGGTTGAAAGCCTTAGCTGCCAGCCGCTTCCGCTCAGCTTCAGGTAATGCTCCAGCTTCCAATCCTTTAACTACCTCTGCATAATCCGCTGGATCGCAGACGACTGTGACCCGAGCATGGTTTTTGGCTGCCGCCCTTAACAGCGTTGGTCCGCCGATATCGATGTTTTCTATTACATCAGCAAAACTCGCGTTTGGATCCTGCGAAACTTGTTCAAAAGGGTATAAATTTACAACCACCACATCGATTAAATCTGCGCCAATGCTTTTCAGCTCTTGGAGATGCTTCTCCTCATCACGGGCTAAAATGCCGCCATGAATGCGGGGATGGAGAGTTTTCACTCTGCCGTCAAGAATCTCCGGAAAGTCTGTGATTTCCGAGATGTAAGTTACCGGCACATTATTCTCTTCCAGCAGTTTATAAGTCCCACCTGTGCTGATCAGCCGGTAATCAAGTTCTACCAGCCTTTTAGCTAGATCAACAATTCCCGTCTTGTCATAGACGCTCAACAACGCCGACTTCATTTTTATTACCCCCAGTTTTTATACTTAAGTTTATAAATAAGCATAGCTTATAAAATTATGGATATACTATTATTGATAAATATCTATAAACATAAGGAGGTCCGCATCATGCCAGAAAATCTAACCACTGCTGCGGAACAGACTAAAAACCCCCGCAGCTGGACAGATGAGGAAAAAGATCTGGTGTGGGAAGAAGTGATTAAGGGCAAAGCCGAAGGTCTTCCCCTCACCGAGTGTTTCCGCCGCATTTCCCGGCTGCTGCCCCACCGCAGCGAAGCCGCCATCGGCATGCTTTATTACAATGTGCTCCGCAAGGAAAGAGATGAATCAGAAATCCCCAAAGCACCTGTTAAAGCCCCGCCTAGGGAAACTAAACGGGAGTTAAAAATTGATGCGGAACTAATCGAAGCATTTCAAGGTCTGCCGGAATACATCGCCAACCTGCATAAGCGCATCGATCAGCTCGAGCAAAAAATTGCCCAGCCCAGCCCGGAGGCCGTAATCAGCGCACTTATAGAGGCGCTGGAAAACAGCAAACATCAGGACAGCATCACTAGGCTTCAGGCTGAAAACCAAGCGCTGAGAGAAAACCTGGCTAAACTCCAGCAGGCTTATCATGACGCCTTAGGCATTTATGATATGTTTACAAATATGGCGAGCATTTCCCAAATCATGAGTTTGGGTGATTTTAAACAGCAGATGAAAACCACCCTAGATAAATGGGGCAATGTCTTAAAGGTGACTTTCGAAAAAGCTGATGCGAACTAAAAGAGGGTCGGTCAAAAGCCGATCCTTACTTTTCCCATATATTTTTTCGTGTTATATATTTATCATTCGCCCCATCCCGTTTATTCCCTGCAGATATTTAAAATTTGTTCGGTACAATTTCAGTTTCTCTGGTTTGCAGCTGCTGCGTTGGCTCATCTTCCAGAAAGAGATCATGAACCCAGATTGCGCCGCACAAAATCAGCATTATTCCTCCCCACTGCCAGATTAAATCAGGATCGATAATAAATACTGCGGCAGCGGTGGAGAGCAGATATAACACCATGCCCAGTGTTCCCCGGCTGCCGATCCACCTTGCGCCAAGGCCCATCAGCACTCCCTGGAGTGTTAGTCCGAAGCTAGGATCGAAAAGCCAATCAACTCCAAGTCCCAGCACTTCATAAATCTCAGCAGCAATCAAAGCGCTGTCAAAACCAAGCGGAATAAACTTAAGGCTCTGATAAGCTTGGGTATGCTGAATGCAATTGATAAAATAGGCTGCAAAACCTAAAGCCAAACCTCCACCCACTGCTGCCCCAGCGCTTCTAAAATAGCCAACTAAAACCGGCAGCAGCCAAGGAAATCCCGGCATCCACACTGCCGTCAGCGCGATCATCAGGCTGAGCCCCGGATAGCGGTAAATCTTCCCGGCCAGAATCAGCAGAATCAGCCCGCACACTAAAGCCAATCCCGGCCAGACCTGCCATAACGGCAGCAGTACCAGCACTGCAATCAACAAACAGGCTAATGCTGGTGAAATAAACCCCACCAGTACCGCTGCAGCGGGACCCATAAACTGCTTAAATACCGGATCATAAAAATCCAAAGCTCTTAACACCGGCTGCTGCCATAAAGTCCACAGCACTGCTCCGGCAAGCAGGGCATTAAAACAGGCTGTCAGAAGCGGATAATTATCGATCACTAACTCCTTCACCCGCCGCAAGCGCTCCCGCTCCGCCCTTAAATCGGCAAGCCAACCTGCTTTAACACTAATCAGCTTGCGCTGCAGTTCGGAAGCGGTGCGCGGACGCTGATTAATATCTGCACTTCCCGCTTCATTTAAAAGCTTTTTTAAGCTTCCGGGCACTTGTGAGATCTGATTAACTTCGATCAGCTCTCCAAGCACCTTGGCTAAAGCATAGAGATCAGCCCGAGCATCAACAGCCTGTCCCTGGCGCTGCTCGGGAGCAATATATTTCGGTGTTCCCACAATTTGTTTATCTTTCAGCTGCCGGCGGGCTGCCGCGCCAAAGTCCGTTAATTTGCAGGTATTTGTCTTCGGATCATAGAGCAGATTGTGCGGTTTAACATCAAGGTGCACCAACCCCCGCTGATGCACCGCATCCAAGGCTTCGCAGCACTGGATGCCGACATCGAGAATCTGATCTAAGTCCAGCTTCTGCTCGAGCAGAGTCGGACCGGGTACAAATTCCATCACTAAATAAAGGGCGCTGCCGCTAGAAACCACATCGTATAGTTTCACGATATTGGGATGATCAAAACCGGCCAAAATCTGAGCTTCGGTCAGGGCGAGCCGATTATTCTCCAGCACTTTAACCGCTGTTTCCCGATTCAACTGCCGGTCCCAGCTGTAGTAAACCTGCCCAAATCCCCCTTCACCCAGTTTAGATTTGATCACATAGCGATTTAATCCTGGTAATGACTGAGACATACCGATCCCTCCATTACCAGTTTGTACCAATTATAACCAATATATGCAGTATAAAAAAAGCCCCATCCGGATAAAAATCCGGCTGAGGCCTGTATTCGTCTATAATGCGAGTTTGTAGATTTCAAGCACATCATCGCGGGTCAGCTTCACAAATTGGCCTACCGTATTATCACTAGACATCTTGCATTTATCGGCCATTTCTTCCAAGCGGTCATCACCAATGTCAAGATGGCTTAATCTGGTTGGCAGGCCGATGTCAGTGAAGAACCGCTCAAGGCGCCTAATTCCTTCCAGTGCTGTTGATTCCAAGTTCTCAAACTTAATGTCCACATCCCATACCCGGTGAGCGAATTGGGCAAATCTGGGGATATTGTGCTTGTAGACATACTTCATCCAGGCTGGGAACACGATCGCTAAGCCGGCACCATGGGCTACATCGTAAATGCCGCTGATTTCATGCTCAATTTGATGCGACGCCCAATCACCGGTCCTTCCCGTACTCAGCGAATCATCGTGAGCAATAGTGCTGGCCCGCATAATTTGGGCCCGGGCATTGTAATCCTCGGGATTTTCCATAACACGGTAAGCGCAGCTGATAATCGTCTTCAGTACCGCTTCACAGAGGCGGTCGGTTAACTCCACATCAGGAGTCGTGGTGAAGTACCGCTCCATGATATGGGCCATAATATCAGCGATACCGCTGGCTGTCTGATACGGAGGTACAGTAAAGGTCAGTTCCGGGTTCATTATGGCAAACTTGGGACGGATCAATTCCACATTGAGACCCCGCTTGAACCAGCCGTCCTCGTTGGTAATTACACTGCTCTTGCTGGCTTCGCTTCCGGCCGCAGCGATTGTCAAAATAACACCTACCGGCAGCGTCTGTTCTGGAACCGCTTTACCCGAGTAAAAATCCCACACATCTCCCTCATAAGGAACGCCCACACCGATGGCTTTCGCTGAATCGATAGCGCTTCCGCCCCCTACCGCTAGGATGAAGGGGATATCGTGCCTGCGGCACAGCTCAATACCTTCCTTAACTAGGCTGAGATGGGGATTCGGTTTGACTCCCCCCAGCTCAAACACCTCAACACCGGCAGCTTTCAGCGACGCAGTAACCCGATCATATAACCCGGTTTTCTTGACGCTGCCTCCCCCGTAGTGGAGCAGCACCTTGTCCGCGTATTTTTTGACTTCCGCTCCGACTAAATTCTCGGTGTCTCTGCCAAAGATAATCTGGGTAGAACTGAGAAAACGAAAATTAAGCACTGATGAACCTCCCTGTTCCCTATATCTATCTAAACTGTCCCTAGTTAACAGCAGTTCTCAACCTCAACTATTTCCCATTAATTTACTCTTTACATCCTCAACCAGTGATTCCGAACTGTGGCTCGCAATGCTTGTCCACACATGATCCGACGATGCTGCACTGATATAATCACTCACAATCTTGTCCCCGCTGCTGTTCCACACTGTCAGTTTCAATCTACCAGTCTTATCTTCCCTAATTCTCACAAAGAAATCTTCTAATTGATACATGACATTCAATGTCAACACCTCCTGATTAGTATTTTGGCGAAAATATTATCATTTCCTGCCAGGTTTTAAAATATATTTAAAAAATGAGCACAGCTCGTTAAGCTGTGCTTTTACTCATGAAATTTGACTACCTTCCGCTCCAGCAGCGTCACCAGATAATAGAGCAGGGCCGATACAATTGAAAGCATGATCACCGCTGCCATCACCAGCGACATGTTGAAGATTTGGCCGCCGTAGACAATCAGATAGCCTAAACCGGCCTTCGAGCCGAGAAACTCCCCAACAATGGTGCCCACCAGCGAAAGGCCGACGCTGACCTTTAATGCCGCAATCATCGTGGGCACACTGGCTGGGACAACCACTTTGGTGAAGATCTGCAGTCGCGTAGCTCCAAATGTGCGCATCAGCTTAATCTTATTGGGATCGATTGTTTTAAAGCCATTGTGAACCATCATGATGGTAACGATAATTGATGTAGCTATAGCCATGGCGATAACTGGCTTTAACCCGGTTCCCAGCCAGACGATAAAGACGGGTCCAAGCGCTACTTTGGGGATGCTGTTGAGAATGACAATATAGGGATCCAGCACTTTGGAGAGGAAATCAGACCACCACAGCAGCGCCGCAATGATAATGCCTGCCAAAGTCCCGACTGTAAAACCGAGAACTGTCTCCCCTATAGTGTAACCAAGATGACGCCATAATTCTCCGCGATTAAACAAATTTACCGCTGCTGTCCAAGCCCGCGATGGCTTAGAGGCAATAAACTCGTTGATCCACCCGGAGGACGATGCCAGCTCCCACAGAGCAAGTAAAGCGGCGAGGAAAAGGATCTGCGAGACCACTATTACCTGCCTGCGGCGGCGGATCCGCTTCAAATACTGCTTGTGCTCGGATGAATAGGAGTTTTCACCGGTCATTTCTGTTCAGCTCCTTCCAAATAGCACTGAAGTACTCCCTAAACCGCGGTGACTCCCGTCGCTTAAGCGGCGAGCGTTCGAGACAGTCCGGGCCGAAATCAATGAGATGCTCACTCTGCACTGATCCAGGCCGCGGTGTCATCACGATTACTCGATCGGCCATGCTGATGGCTTCAGAAATATCATGCGTGACCATGATAATCGTTTTCTCATACTCGCACAGAATTCGGCTCACATCTTCTGCCACCGCTAAGCGAGTCTGGTAATCTAAAGCAGAAAAAGGTTCATCAAGCAGCAGTACCTCTGGCTCTACAGCCAAGGTGCGGATCAAGGCTACTCGCTGCCGCATTCCCCCGCTTAATTGCTGCGGGTAGTTGTGCTCAAAGCCGGATAAACCGTAATCCACCAGCATCTGCTTCACCCTGGCAGTGTTCTCCGGTGTTTTCTTACGCATTACTTCGAGGCCTAAAAGAGCGTTATCCAAAATGGTGCGCCATTCAAATAGATAATCCTGCTGCAGCATATAGCCGATTTTCTGCGTAGTTCCCACGACCGGACTGCCGTCCAGGCGCACCTCACCCGCTGTGGGCTTGATCAGCCCGGCAACTAACGACAAAAGCGTCGATTTGCCGCAGCCGCTCGGTCCCACAATGCTGATAAACTCTTTCGCATTTACAGAGAGATTAAAGTCTTTTAAGGCCTCAATTTCACCATCAATCGTATGGTAGCGGAGCGATACATCCTTTATCTCCAGTTTCGGCATAGATTTCACCCCTTTACAAGCAATGCCCCAAGATGGGGCATTAACTAGCTGCTAACCGCTGCCTCAGCGATGGTATTATCCATCAGTTCTTCAAAAGGCACAAACTCGAAGAGCTCTCCCGCCTCATACATTACTTCCTGCAGATGTCTGAATGCTGCTTCGGAAATAATGGGAGAGGTCTGCCAAGCATTGATGCTCTTGTAGTTGTTGATGGTGCTCACCAAAACATCATGATCAATTTCTGGGAAAAACGAAGCCACAACCACTGCTATTTCTTCTGGTGTATGCTCATGGGCCCAAATCTGGCCGCGGTAGAGGGCTTTAGTAAACTTGATCAGCATCTCCGGCCGCTCCTCAAGCATGCTTCGGCGGGCATGGTAGACAGTGTAAGCAATTGGTCCTGCTTCCGCTCCTAAAGATGCCACAACTTTGCCGCCACCGATCAGCTCCAGCTGGCTCATGGCCGGTTCAAACTGAGCTATATAATCTCCTACCCCCGCCTGGAACGCTCCTAAGGCAGCTTCAAAGGCAAAGTGCGTTAGAATCTCCACATCAACAAAAGGCTCAATTCCGTGCTGTTTCAGTACCCATTCTAAAACCATTTGCGGCACGCCGCCGGGTCTGGCCCCAATAATGGTTTTTCCCCGCACATTATCCCAGACAAAAGCTTCCTCAAGATCCCGAGTCATAAAAAATGAACCATCGCGGGCTGTCAGCTGCGCAAAACCAACAATGATCTCCGGTGATCCCTGCTGGTAGATATACAGGGCTGCCTCTGGACCAAAGAACCCAATATCCACCGAGCCGGAAATCAGAGCTGCGGCTCCTTTATCAGCGCCCCACGCGGTTTCCAGCTGCACATCCAAGCCCTCATCCTCAAAGAAACCAAGTTCCAGGGCAACGTACTGCGGTGAGTAAAATACCGAGCGGACAACCTCAGATAAGGTCACCCTTTCTAACTCCTTGGCATCAGCGATACCTCCTAATAGCAGCGCTACCGCTACCGCTAAACAGATGATCGCAATCCACCCCTGCTTTGACATGAGAATCCCCCTTCAGGATTAGTCAATTTCTCCTGTATTGTATTCAGGGGGATTTTAAAGTGTGAAATAAAAAAACCAGCCTGCGCTGGTTAGAAGAAATATAGTGCTGACACCACTGCCCCTAAGGCCAGAAACGGCCCGAAGGGGATCGGTGTTTTCCGACCCTGCTTGGTAATGGCAAGATAGATAATGCCAGACACGGAACCAAATAAACTTCCTAAAAACAATGTTCCCAAAGTCGGCAGCGGACCGATAAACGCCCCTATCATGGCTAGAAACTTCACATCACCCATGCCCATTCCCCGTGTTATAGCGGCAATGACAAAAAGAATCCCGCCACCAACAAAAATGCCAATCAAACTTTCAGTTAAGGGAATGGTCCAGCCAATAACCGCAGCCAAAACCCCCAAGATAATCCCGGGAATAGTGATCACATTAGGCAGGATCTTATGCTTGAAATCAATCACGGAAGCGATCAAAAGCAGAGAAAAAAATACCAGTCTTACCGCCAACTGATTGAGCGAACCAGCTGTATAAGCGCACACAGCGAACCCCACTGCTGTGGTGAGCTCCACAACCGGATACTCCCAGCTAATTTTTTCACCGCAGCTGCGGCATTTTCCCCGCTGTATTAAATAGCTGAATACCGGGATCAATTCCCAAGCAGTCAAAGTATGCCCGCAGTCAGGACATTGAGACCGGGGAAAAACGATTGATTTGCCTTTGGGTATG
Proteins encoded:
- a CDS encoding ABC transporter ATP-binding protein, encoding MPKLEIKDVSLRYHTIDGEIEALKDFNLSVNAKEFISIVGPSGCGKSTLLSLVAGLIKPTAGEVRLDGSPVVGTTQKIGYMLQQDYLFEWRTILDNALLGLEVMRKKTPENTARVKQMLVDYGLSGFEHNYPQQLSGGMRQRVALIRTLAVEPEVLLLDEPFSALDYQTRLAVAEDVSRILCEYEKTIIMVTHDISEAISMADRVIVMTPRPGSVQSEHLIDFGPDCLERSPLKRRESPRFREYFSAIWKELNRNDR
- a CDS encoding tetratricopeptide repeat protein, translated to MSRKLSAALLVVILLLGTAVVGAQQRSLRFENALQYLQYYSAGMDRIIPALQPLRQAAGSLKAAVDQDEMTDESLLLLGLIYLEQDDYSEARQVFSEYLKRNPDDGWVHVMLGDIDYYSGDYASALQRYVKAIMLGDYARAYYGIGLINMDQGITNDVIAAFAKAVELAPEFVEARIILAKAYFAVENYESAIEEFETAYLYKPRDGEIHYYLWQLYTIQGELDKANHSRDLAIQYNPDYAEIIGK
- the purH gene encoding bifunctional phosphoribosylaminoimidazolecarboxamide formyltransferase/IMP cyclohydrolase produces the protein MKMKSALLSVYDKTGIVDLAKRLVELDYRLISTGGTYKLLEENNVPVTYISEITDFPEILDGRVKTLHPRIHGGILARDEEKHLQELKSIGADLIDVVVVNLYPFEQVSQDPNASFADVIENIDIGGPTLLRAAAKNHARVTVVCDPADYAEVVKGLEAGALPEAERKRLAAKAFNHTAYYDTLIADYLGQPQLPEKMTVALAKVADLRYGENPHQKAAFYREMPKQAVSIADAKQLHGKALSYNNIYDAQAAWQLVSEFTEPCTVAVKHSNPCGLAVGEDLYQAYLRTYAGDPVSIFGGIVACNRAVDAKTAAEMNKIFLEVIIAPDFTDEALAILTKKANLRLLKLAPARDEGYDWKKVSGGFLIQEADTVDLDQNQLKVVTKRTPTDQEWEDLFFGWKVVKYVKSNAIVFCKNKQLIGVGAGQMNRVQSVRLAAGQAGEKAQEAVLCSDAFFPFADNIEEAAASGIKAIIQPGGSIRDEEVIAACDRFGIAMVFTGIRHFKH
- a CDS encoding ABC transporter permease → MTGENSYSSEHKQYLKRIRRRRQVIVVSQILFLAALLALWELASSSGWINEFIASKPSRAWTAAVNLFNRGELWRHLGYTIGETVLGFTVGTLAGIIIAALLWWSDFLSKVLDPYIVILNSIPKVALGPVFIVWLGTGLKPVIAMAIATSIIVTIMMVHNGFKTIDPNKIKLMRTFGATRLQIFTKVVVPASVPTMIAALKVSVGLSLVGTIVGEFLGSKAGLGYLIVYGGQIFNMSLVMAAVIMLSIVSALLYYLVTLLERKVVKFHE
- a CDS encoding serine/threonine protein kinase; translated protein: MSQSLPGLNRYVIKSKLGEGGFGQVYYSWDRQLNRETAVKVLENNRLALTEAQILAGFDHPNIVKLYDVVSSGSALYLVMEFVPGPTLLEQKLDLDQILDVGIQCCEALDAVHQRGLVHLDVKPHNLLYDPKTNTCKLTDFGAAARRQLKDKQIVGTPKYIAPEQRQGQAVDARADLYALAKVLGELIEVNQISQVPGSLKKLLNEAGSADINQRPRTASELQRKLISVKAGWLADLRAERERLRRVKELVIDNYPLLTACFNALLAGAVLWTLWQQPVLRALDFYDPVFKQFMGPAAAVLVGFISPALACLLIAVLVLLPLWQVWPGLALVCGLILLILAGKIYRYPGLSLMIALTAVWMPGFPWLLPVLVGYFRSAGAAVGGGLALGFAAYFINCIQHTQAYQSLKFIPLGFDSALIAAEIYEVLGLGVDWLFDPSFGLTLQGVLMGLGARWIGSRGTLGMVLYLLSTAAAVFIIDPDLIWQWGGIMLILCGAIWVHDLFLEDEPTQQLQTRETEIVPNKF
- a CDS encoding fibronectin/fibrinogen-binding protein, whose translation is MAFDGIAAVRIVAELNQKLINSRMVKIYQPDRHTVILHLRSLGQTHKLVISADPVNARIHTTQHSAENPQNPPAFCMLLRKYLEPSRVMEIKQHELERIIVIKFETFDPNLGTTIKSLVFELMGRNSNIILIDQDWVILDAIHRNSDENHPRPIMPGLSYKLPPVNTKLNPLGVSEPEAIAEIRLFPAQTPIFKGLVNIFQGLSPQGAAEVCRRAGIDPQTLKQDLSLQEMEALWKNLHKFITVKEPPVLVQSAKPDFFAYRLTDVPDQLEFTSLDELVDDFYHYRIHTHQVRQKAGALQTQINTHLKRLRKKEQIQRNTLKAAEDADQWQKMGELILANLYKITKGDHSVTAVDYYDPNQHEITIELDPSLGPSENAQRYFKRYNKAKNSREITKKLLNLTVMERQYLEEVMVQLEQADDLEVLGEIENELIKEGFIRTKRSKKQNGDFHRKAKPYQEYAASDGTVILLGRNNRQNDLLTFRVAKPDDIWLHAQNIPGSHVILRADQGVSEEALSEAAALAAYYSKHRNSPKVPVDYTERKHVHKPKGAKPGFVTYNHFKTITADPTKLQNLPKKVN
- a CDS encoding iron-containing alcohol dehydrogenase, whose amino-acid sequence is MLNFRFLSSTQIIFGRDTENLVGAEVKKYADKVLLHYGGGSVKKTGLYDRVTASLKAAGVEVFELGGVKPNPHLSLVKEGIELCRRHDIPFILAVGGGSAIDSAKAIGVGVPYEGDVWDFYSGKAVPEQTLPVGVILTIAAAGSEASKSSVITNEDGWFKRGLNVELIRPKFAIMNPELTFTVPPYQTASGIADIMAHIMERYFTTTPDVELTDRLCEAVLKTIISCAYRVMENPEDYNARAQIMRASTIAHDDSLSTGRTGDWASHQIEHEISGIYDVAHGAGLAIVFPAWMKYVYKHNIPRFAQFAHRVWDVDIKFENLESTALEGIRRLERFFTDIGLPTRLSHLDIGDDRLEEMADKCKMSSDNTVGQFVKLTRDDVLEIYKLAL